A window from Staphylococcus succinus encodes these proteins:
- a CDS encoding Msa family membrane protein, which produces MFLKYFLIALSNIFIFSIGILWNTRMSLLAFILIAYLLPIILNNIINLSIESTRNVKIYVITSGITTFCYFIFSIYFISRPGFDYFISENQIDTGNVSIEINTGLANIEQLIFVFLLNFIALFLISLFIRKKDLNVRNKKFK; this is translated from the coding sequence ATGTTCTTAAAATATTTTTTGATAGCACTTAGTAATATTTTCATATTTTCTATTGGAATATTATGGAATACACGTATGTCGTTGTTAGCATTTATTTTAATAGCATATTTATTGCCTATAATTCTCAATAATATTATTAATCTTTCTATAGAAAGTACACGTAATGTAAAAATTTATGTAATAACTTCTGGAATCACTACATTTTGTTATTTTATTTTCAGTATTTATTTCATTTCACGTCCTGGTTTTGATTATTTTATTTCTGAAAATCAAATAGACACAGGAAATGTTTCTATAGAGATTAATACAGGTTTGGCAAATATAGAACAATTAATCTTTGTATTTTTATTAAATTTTATAGCTTTATTTTTAATAAGCCTATTTATTAGAAAGAAGGATTTAAATGTTAGAAATAAAAAATTTAAGTAA
- the ascB gene encoding 6-phospho-beta-glucosidase gives MTINYFPENFLWGGAIAANQTEGAWDIDGRGLSNIDLIPHGPDRQSIKLGYKKAKMSDNEYYPSHTGIDFYHRYKEDIALLAEMGLKVFRTSISWSRIYPNGDEATPNQAGIDYYTDLFKTCKAHNMELLVTLAHFDIPMGIVEQYNGWKHRATIDLYVKFAETCFECFGDYVNYWIPFNEINVVLHSPFSGGGLYFDDTENREEKLYQAAHYMLVASASAVESCHRITPKAKIGCMIAGGSFYPYSCNPEDVWQSMNDERTNTFFVDVQAKGKYPYYMDAFFKSKGIHVDISENDKDILKQTVDFVAFSYYASRTSIADISRVEKNEGNIIVSAKNPYLKMSDWGWVIDPLGLRITMNQIYERFEKPLFVVENGLGAKDIIEADGTIQDDYRIDYMNQHFQAMYDGIQDGVPLLGYISWGVIDLVSASTGEMSKRYGMIFVDKDDAGDGTLARKKKKSFDWYKQVIQQNGVEI, from the coding sequence ATGACTATAAATTATTTCCCAGAAAATTTTCTTTGGGGTGGCGCTATTGCAGCAAATCAGACTGAAGGTGCGTGGGACATAGATGGTAGAGGATTAAGTAATATAGACTTAATCCCTCATGGCCCTGACCGTCAATCCATTAAATTAGGATATAAAAAAGCTAAGATGAGTGATAACGAATATTATCCGAGTCACACAGGAATAGATTTTTATCATCGTTATAAAGAAGATATTGCTTTACTTGCTGAAATGGGATTGAAAGTGTTTAGAACCTCTATTTCTTGGAGTAGAATTTATCCAAATGGCGATGAAGCTACACCAAACCAAGCAGGTATCGATTATTACACTGATTTATTTAAAACATGTAAAGCCCATAATATGGAGTTACTCGTGACACTTGCGCACTTTGATATTCCAATGGGTATTGTAGAGCAATATAATGGTTGGAAGCACCGAGCAACCATCGATTTATATGTTAAGTTTGCAGAAACGTGTTTTGAATGTTTTGGGGATTATGTTAATTACTGGATTCCATTTAATGAAATTAACGTAGTGTTACATAGTCCATTTTCAGGCGGTGGATTATACTTTGATGATACTGAGAATAGAGAAGAGAAGTTATATCAAGCAGCGCATTATATGTTAGTCGCAAGTGCAAGCGCTGTTGAAAGTTGTCATCGTATTACACCAAAAGCTAAAATTGGGTGTATGATCGCTGGTGGCAGTTTCTATCCTTATAGCTGTAATCCGGAAGATGTTTGGCAGTCTATGAACGATGAGAGAACAAATACATTCTTTGTAGATGTCCAAGCGAAAGGGAAATACCCTTATTATATGGATGCATTCTTTAAATCTAAAGGTATTCATGTTGATATCAGTGAAAATGATAAAGACATATTGAAACAAACTGTAGACTTTGTAGCCTTCAGTTATTATGCATCTAGAACTTCCATTGCTGATATTTCAAGAGTGGAAAAGAATGAAGGAAATATTATTGTATCTGCCAAGAACCCTTACTTGAAAATGAGTGACTGGGGATGGGTCATTGATCCACTTGGTTTAAGAATTACGATGAACCAAATATATGAAAGATTTGAGAAACCACTTTTTGTCGTAGAAAATGGTTTAGGTGCAAAAGATATCATAGAAGCAGATGGAACCATTCAAGATGATTATCGTATTGATTACATGAACCAACATTTTCAAGCGATGTATGATGGCATCCAAGATGGCGTGCCACTATTAGGCTATATTAGTTGGGGCGTTATTGATTTAGTATCCGCATCAACAGGAGAAATGAGTAAGCGCTACGGAATGATTTTTGTAGATAAAGATGATGCTGGTGACGGAACTTTAGCGCGTAAAAAGAAAAAATCCTTCGATTGGTATAAACAAGTCATACAACAAAATGGAGTAGAAATATAA
- a CDS encoding ABC transporter ATP-binding protein, whose translation MLEIKNLSKKFKKNDRYSLKDVSFKVEQGEIVGLIGKNGAGKTTLMKLIAKAIKPTSGDVLINEKSILTTSNGLQNFGFMIESALFNHLNALDHLKYFISLNGKETHYQNIEEVLKLVDLWEKRKVNPNNFSFGMKQRLSLAVCLVTEPKILILDEPFVGLDPNGVEKLISTLQQWVQKQDTAIIISSHQLSELEAICNRYLFIDNGELKEDFNSEKNDGTIIELNKDFVLTSVFKEKYKDYIAITSANNVIEVTTKKDILNELLSDLIQEYKILSIKDKKDYIHQKFKGENR comes from the coding sequence ATGTTAGAAATAAAAAATTTAAGTAAAAAATTTAAAAAAAACGACAGGTATTCACTTAAAGATGTAAGCTTCAAAGTGGAACAAGGAGAGATAGTTGGATTAATAGGAAAAAATGGTGCTGGTAAAACCACACTAATGAAACTTATAGCTAAAGCAATCAAACCAACTAGCGGGGATGTACTAATTAACGAAAAGAGTATATTAACTACGTCAAATGGACTTCAGAATTTTGGATTTATGATTGAGAGTGCATTATTTAATCATCTGAATGCGCTAGATCATTTAAAATATTTCATTAGTTTAAATGGAAAAGAAACACATTATCAAAACATTGAAGAAGTATTAAAACTTGTTGATTTGTGGGAGAAACGAAAAGTAAATCCTAACAATTTTTCATTCGGTATGAAACAAAGACTTTCATTAGCAGTTTGTTTAGTAACAGAACCCAAGATACTCATATTAGATGAACCATTTGTAGGTTTAGACCCTAATGGTGTAGAAAAATTAATTTCTACATTACAACAATGGGTGCAAAAGCAAGATACAGCTATAATTATTTCTAGTCATCAACTAAGTGAATTAGAAGCAATTTGCAATCGTTATTTATTTATAGATAACGGAGAGCTAAAAGAAGATTTTAATTCCGAAAAAAATGACGGAACCATAATAGAATTGAACAAAGATTTTGTTCTAACTTCTGTTTTTAAAGAGAAGTATAAAGATTATATCGCGATAACTTCTGCAAATAATGTTATTGAAGTAACGACTAAAAAAGATATTTTAAATGAGTTGCTTTCAGATTTAATACAAGAATATAAAATATTAAGCATAAAAGATAAAAAAGACTACATACATCAAAAATTCAAAGGAGAAAATAGATAG
- a CDS encoding VraH family peptide resistance protein, translating to MKIRDYISQVKENVLNMEVKSKSFVIMIVSIIILSIVFTPFIGVPAGFIIGSYSYSKH from the coding sequence ATGAAAATTAGAGATTATATTTCACAAGTAAAAGAAAATGTACTGAACATGGAAGTTAAGTCTAAGAGCTTTGTTATAATGATAGTTTCTATAATTATTTTAAGTATTGTTTTCACACCGTTTATCGGTGTGCCAGCAGGATTCATTATTGGCTCATATTCATACTCAAAACATTGA
- a CDS encoding winged helix-turn-helix transcriptional regulator, with the protein MEKLNIREDVKKRLLNGDYSCSKEYTLSIISGKWKIVILYHLGHEGAYHFNELMRLLPKITHRILTKQLRELEEDGVIYRYNETINHRKYTFYVLTSIGESLIPIIDAMYDWGEQRIDALKLTPKYNISDD; encoded by the coding sequence ATGGAAAAACTAAATATTAGAGAAGATGTTAAAAAAAGATTACTAAATGGAGATTATAGTTGTTCTAAAGAGTATACACTTTCAATTATTAGTGGAAAATGGAAGATTGTTATTTTATACCATTTAGGCCATGAAGGTGCTTATCACTTTAATGAGTTAATGCGTTTATTGCCTAAGATTACACATCGTATCTTAACTAAACAGTTAAGAGAATTAGAAGAAGATGGAGTGATTTATAGATATAATGAAACAATCAATCATCGTAAATATACATTTTATGTTTTGACATCAATTGGAGAGAGTTTAATACCTATTATTGATGCCATGTATGACTGGGGAGAGCAAAGAATTGACGCGTTAAAGTTAACTCCTAAATATAATATTTCTGATGATTGA
- a CDS encoding NAD-dependent protein deacylase, which yields MNRNIELFKDIIDTSDKITFFTGAGISVASGIPDFRSIGGLYDKVSKDGYLPEYLLSADYLQSDPTGFINFCHKYLLFANKQPNIVHQWIAQLEKNHQSLGVITQNIDGLHTDAGSVNVDELHGTLNHFYCVQCHNHYSKCDVIDNDLRTCESCGNAIRPDIVLYGEILNQSTIFNALHKIKEADTLVVLGSSLVVQPAAGLISNFKGQNLIIINRDATPYDSRASLVLHEDMVSVINELNPLK from the coding sequence ATGAATCGTAATATTGAACTGTTCAAAGACATTATTGATACTTCCGATAAAATTACATTTTTTACAGGTGCAGGGATTTCTGTGGCAAGTGGCATTCCTGATTTTCGTTCTATAGGTGGTTTATATGACAAAGTTTCGAAAGATGGCTACTTACCGGAATACTTATTAAGTGCAGATTATTTACAAAGTGACCCAACAGGATTTATTAATTTTTGTCATAAATACTTACTTTTTGCTAATAAACAGCCTAATATTGTTCATCAATGGATAGCACAACTTGAAAAAAACCATCAATCCTTAGGTGTGATTACCCAAAATATTGACGGTCTACATACAGATGCAGGCAGTGTGAACGTAGACGAACTACATGGTACCTTAAATCACTTTTATTGTGTGCAGTGCCATAATCATTATTCGAAATGTGATGTCATTGACAATGATTTACGTACTTGTGAGTCATGTGGCAACGCGATCAGACCCGACATTGTGCTGTATGGAGAAATATTAAATCAAAGCACTATATTTAATGCCTTACATAAAATTAAAGAAGCAGATACATTAGTCGTCCTAGGGTCATCGCTCGTAGTTCAACCAGCAGCAGGGCTTATTTCAAATTTCAAAGGTCAAAATCTTATTATTATCAATAGAGATGCTACACCTTATGACAGTCGTGCCAGCTTAGTGCTTCATGAAGATATGGTATCAGTAATTAATGAACTCAATCCTCTAAAGTGA
- the aldA gene encoding aldehyde dehydrogenase, with translation MMNKLFINGQFVESDSTNQLSVINPVTEEIIDTVTLANEKDTKKAINGAKEAQLKWEKVNIVKRAKIVQDLAEELEKYKHELAEIYVEEQGKPLYAAIGEIEKSIEYINYMCSLARKNNGEVLQSEVENETIILTKKPVGNTAGIIPWNAPIFVLIRKLIPALVTGCSIVIKPSEETPFGAFKIAEYIQKTDIPNGLVQIITGTGSEVGNLLSQSEDIDLISITGSTGAGKSVMASAANNVKGVNLELGGKAPAIVTKNADIEKAASYIVQARINNSGQVCTCPERIYVAKDIFAEFITLVKDKMNKVRPGDPYDKDTTMGPIINHKQLDAINEKVQTAVAEGATIELGGHIIDRKGFFYAPTILTNLSKDSIVMKEEIFGPVLPIVSFENFEEVLDEANNSDYGLSSYVFTENLKEAMVASERLKFGEVYVNCEAEEAIVGYHAGWRQSGLGGADGVNGFDEYLNTTVTYIRYE, from the coding sequence ATTATGAATAAATTATTTATTAACGGGCAATTTGTAGAAAGTGATTCTACGAATCAATTATCAGTTATTAATCCTGTTACAGAAGAAATTATTGATACAGTCACTTTAGCTAATGAAAAAGATACGAAAAAAGCAATCAATGGCGCCAAAGAGGCACAATTGAAATGGGAAAAAGTTAATATTGTTAAAAGAGCTAAAATTGTTCAAGATTTAGCTGAGGAATTGGAAAAATATAAACATGAATTGGCTGAAATTTATGTTGAAGAACAAGGTAAACCACTATATGCAGCAATAGGTGAAATAGAGAAATCTATTGAGTATATTAATTACATGTGTAGTTTAGCTAGAAAAAATAATGGTGAAGTTTTACAAAGTGAAGTTGAAAACGAGACAATTATATTAACTAAAAAGCCTGTAGGTAATACTGCTGGTATCATTCCTTGGAATGCGCCTATCTTTGTTTTAATACGGAAACTTATTCCTGCTTTAGTTACTGGTTGTTCTATTGTTATAAAACCAAGCGAAGAGACACCCTTTGGCGCGTTTAAAATTGCTGAATATATTCAAAAGACTGACATTCCAAATGGCTTAGTCCAAATTATAACAGGGACAGGTTCAGAAGTTGGTAACTTATTATCACAAAGCGAAGACATTGACTTGATTTCAATTACAGGTAGTACTGGTGCCGGTAAATCAGTTATGGCAAGCGCAGCAAATAATGTGAAAGGCGTGAACTTGGAACTAGGCGGTAAAGCCCCTGCAATTGTTACGAAGAATGCCGATATTGAAAAAGCAGCTAGTTATATTGTACAGGCAAGAATTAATAACAGCGGTCAGGTATGTACATGTCCTGAACGTATCTATGTAGCCAAAGATATATTTGCTGAATTTATAACACTCGTTAAAGACAAAATGAATAAAGTTCGTCCTGGAGATCCCTATGATAAGGATACGACAATGGGTCCTATTATTAATCACAAACAATTAGACGCTATAAACGAAAAAGTACAAACTGCAGTAGCTGAAGGTGCCACGATAGAATTAGGCGGTCATATCATAGATAGGAAAGGTTTCTTCTACGCACCAACAATTTTAACCAACCTTTCCAAAGATTCTATAGTTATGAAAGAAGAAATTTTTGGACCTGTACTTCCGATTGTAAGTTTTGAAAACTTTGAAGAAGTATTAGATGAAGCAAATAATTCTGATTATGGCCTTTCTTCTTATGTTTTTACAGAAAACCTAAAAGAAGCTATGGTAGCTAGTGAAAGACTAAAATTCGGTGAAGTTTATGTTAACTGTGAAGCTGAAGAAGCTATTGTTGGCTATCATGCGGGATGGCGTCAATCAGGTCTTGGTGGTGCAGATGGTGTAAATGGTTTTGACGAATATTTAAATACAACTGTAACTTATATTCGATATGAGTAA
- the licT gene encoding BglG family transcription antiterminator LicT codes for MKINKIINNNVISVNQNDQERVVMGKGIGFQKQEGDIVEESKIDKIFDLSNQEISERFKTLLIEVPIEVVQAVEKIIEVTKKEYHKDLSDTIYVALTDHINFAIERQQTGMAIKNGLLWEIKKFYPTEYEIGIRALGWIEESVGIKLPVDEAAFIAIHLLNAEHNNLADYNQVTEMVQNILSLVKYHFRLEFDEESLTYFRFVTHLKFLAQRIYAKQPLNTSEMELYDIVKEKYQGAFKCVKKIETFLQKKYHYEMTHDEALYLTIHVQRLISRNESVDNL; via the coding sequence ATGAAAATAAATAAAATCATAAATAACAACGTGATTAGTGTCAATCAAAATGACCAAGAACGTGTCGTGATGGGTAAAGGGATTGGGTTTCAAAAGCAAGAAGGTGACATAGTAGAAGAATCAAAGATTGATAAGATTTTTGATTTAAGTAACCAAGAAATATCAGAACGCTTCAAAACGTTATTAATTGAAGTTCCTATTGAGGTAGTTCAAGCAGTTGAGAAAATTATTGAGGTTACTAAGAAGGAATATCATAAAGACTTAAGTGATACGATTTATGTTGCACTTACGGATCATATTAACTTTGCAATTGAGCGCCAACAAACAGGTATGGCAATAAAAAATGGCTTGTTATGGGAAATTAAAAAATTCTATCCGACTGAGTATGAAATTGGGATACGTGCTTTAGGATGGATTGAAGAAAGTGTTGGTATTAAATTACCTGTTGATGAAGCGGCATTTATCGCGATTCATTTGTTAAATGCAGAGCATAATAATCTAGCAGACTACAATCAGGTGACTGAAATGGTACAGAATATTTTAAGTTTAGTAAAATATCATTTTAGGTTAGAGTTTGATGAAGAAAGCCTAACTTATTTCAGGTTTGTGACACACTTAAAGTTTCTTGCGCAACGTATTTATGCTAAGCAGCCACTCAATACAAGTGAAATGGAACTTTATGATATTGTGAAAGAGAAGTATCAAGGTGCATTTAAGTGTGTGAAGAAGATTGAAACTTTTTTACAGAAAAAATATCATTATGAAATGACACATGACGAAGCGTTATATTTAACTATTCATGTGCAAAGATTAATTTCTAGAAATGAAAGCGTTGACAATTTGTGA
- a CDS encoding winged helix-turn-helix transcriptional regulator produces MIEFKNQSFNCEKELALSIIGGKWKLMIVWELLRGAPLRLNQIEKAIPNAHQRVLINQLKELEKDALVTRTIYPVMPPKVEYTLTELGESLKPLAEELYKWGIHVYNYKKIGD; encoded by the coding sequence TTGATAGAGTTTAAAAATCAAAGCTTTAATTGCGAAAAAGAGCTTGCACTAAGTATCATTGGCGGAAAATGGAAACTTATGATTGTATGGGAGTTATTACGTGGCGCACCATTACGTTTAAATCAAATTGAAAAAGCTATTCCTAACGCACATCAACGTGTATTAATTAATCAATTAAAAGAATTAGAAAAAGATGCGCTTGTCACACGTACGATTTATCCGGTCATGCCTCCTAAAGTTGAATATACATTAACCGAACTAGGAGAATCTTTAAAACCTTTAGCTGAAGAGTTATATAAATGGGGCATTCATGTATATAATTATAAAAAAATAGGAGATTAA
- the ascF gene encoding PTS cellobiose/arbutin/salicin transporter subunit IIBC, whose amino-acid sequence MGNDQRMADEILKNIGGIDNVKNLTHCMTRLRFVLKDDSKANDENIKDIDGVMGLRKQGGQYQVIVGNNVSKTYAELMKLGVSGGAKSNEPVKKKKLTLKQIGINILDAIIGTMSPLIPAIIGGSMIKLLVMILNMTGVLSEESSTYNILNTIGDAPFFFLPMLVAVSAAKKFNSNVFLALAVAGVMVHPVFMEIMEKASEGQAATFAYIPVMSVKYTYTIIPAIVMTWLLKYIEDLVDYITPIVMKNFLKPMLILLIAAPIAIVIVGPTGILIGTGLSQIVFFVHGQLGFLAVAIVGALWPLLVMTGMHRVFTPTIVQTIAETGKEGMVMPSEIGANLSLGGVSLAVALKTKNRELRQTALAAASSAIIAGITEPALYGVAIRLKRPMIAAMITGFVAGAVAGLAGLASRSMAAPGLFTSVQFIDQDNPMSIIWIIVVMVLSIVLSFILTLVLGFEDIPESEDDALDIGTRGNMIVESPVKGKVKPIESVEDDVFSREVIGKSVAIEPIGHNIYAPVTGTVTSVFPTKHAVGITSDDGVEVLIHVGIDTVKLGGAPFTSAIAQGDHVKSGDVIGTFDLSQIIEAGYDPTTIVVITNTDDYDAITAFDSTDVEAHTSILGVVKK is encoded by the coding sequence ATGGGAAATGATCAAAGAATGGCTGATGAAATTTTAAAAAATATCGGGGGTATTGATAATGTAAAAAATTTAACACATTGTATGACACGTTTAAGATTTGTATTAAAAGATGACAGTAAAGCAAATGATGAGAACATAAAAGATATAGATGGAGTAATGGGTTTGCGTAAACAAGGGGGACAATACCAAGTTATCGTCGGTAATAACGTTTCGAAGACGTATGCTGAATTAATGAAATTAGGTGTGAGCGGTGGTGCTAAAAGTAATGAACCAGTTAAAAAGAAAAAATTAACACTCAAACAAATTGGTATTAACATTTTGGATGCCATCATTGGTACGATGTCACCGTTAATTCCAGCCATTATCGGTGGATCAATGATTAAATTATTGGTAATGATTTTGAATATGACGGGGGTATTATCGGAAGAAAGTTCCACATATAATATATTAAATACCATAGGAGATGCGCCGTTCTTCTTCTTACCGATGCTTGTCGCAGTATCGGCAGCTAAGAAATTTAACAGCAATGTGTTCCTAGCTCTAGCAGTCGCAGGAGTCATGGTTCATCCAGTATTTATGGAAATTATGGAAAAGGCATCTGAAGGTCAAGCAGCAACATTTGCATATATTCCAGTTATGTCTGTGAAGTACACGTATACAATTATACCTGCAATTGTCATGACTTGGTTACTAAAATACATTGAAGATTTAGTAGATTATATTACGCCAATTGTTATGAAAAACTTTTTGAAACCGATGTTAATCTTATTAATCGCAGCGCCCATTGCGATTGTTATTGTAGGACCGACTGGTATTTTAATTGGTACAGGATTATCTCAAATTGTATTTTTTGTACATGGTCAATTAGGATTTCTAGCAGTAGCAATTGTTGGTGCGTTATGGCCATTATTAGTTATGACAGGCATGCACCGTGTGTTTACACCAACGATTGTGCAAACTATTGCAGAAACAGGAAAAGAAGGCATGGTGATGCCATCAGAGATTGGTGCAAATTTATCTCTTGGCGGTGTTTCGCTGGCAGTAGCATTGAAAACTAAAAATAGAGAATTACGTCAAACCGCATTGGCAGCAGCATCATCAGCCATTATTGCCGGTATTACTGAACCCGCACTATATGGCGTAGCAATCCGATTAAAGCGTCCAATGATTGCAGCAATGATTACGGGATTTGTTGCGGGAGCGGTTGCGGGGCTTGCAGGGCTTGCAAGTCGATCTATGGCAGCCCCTGGATTGTTTACAAGTGTGCAATTTATAGATCAAGATAATCCCATGAGTATCATATGGATTATAGTCGTTATGGTCTTATCCATTGTGCTGTCGTTTATTTTAACGTTAGTGCTTGGCTTTGAAGATATTCCTGAATCAGAAGATGATGCATTAGATATAGGGACGAGAGGAAATATGATTGTTGAATCTCCAGTTAAAGGTAAAGTGAAACCAATTGAAAGTGTTGAAGATGATGTATTCAGTAGAGAGGTGATTGGAAAGAGTGTTGCGATTGAACCCATCGGTCATAACATTTATGCGCCTGTCACAGGTACAGTGACTTCCGTCTTCCCAACAAAACATGCAGTTGGTATTACAAGTGACGATGGTGTTGAAGTGTTAATTCACGTAGGTATCGATACAGTGAAGTTAGGTGGAGCGCCATTCACTTCTGCAATTGCACAAGGTGATCACGTAAAAAGTGGTGACGTCATTGGTACTTTTGATTTATCCCAAATTATTGAAGCGGGTTATGACCCTACAACAATCGTAGTAATTACAAATACAGATGATTATGACGCTATTACAGCATTCGACAGCACTGATGTTGAGGCGCATACATCAATATTAGGAGTGGTTAAAAAATGA
- a CDS encoding type II CAAX prenyl endopeptidase Rce1 family protein — protein sequence MFSLLLNKFTKFKSIVIGSLIFSLLLHLNGNFVGNFLTKFPSSIILYLVRDKFGLPEAIITHWLYNLFITKLLY from the coding sequence ATGTTTAGCTTGTTGTTAAATAAATTTACTAAATTCAAATCTATAGTTATTGGATCATTGATTTTTTCTTTACTACTACACTTGAATGGAAATTTCGTAGGTAATTTTCTAACTAAGTTTCCTTCAAGCATAATTCTATATTTAGTAAGAGATAAATTTGGATTACCAGAAGCTATCATAACGCATTGGCTATACAATTTGTTCATAACAAAATTATTATATTAG
- a CDS encoding type 1 glutamine amidotransferase domain-containing protein has protein sequence MMANIAVLVTDQFEDIELTSPEESLKNEGHTLTIISEDNKQVVIGKHGTEYKVDQGIEDAIPSNFDGLLLPGGFSPDLLRGDEKGRFGLFTKHFLEEDKPSFAICHGPQLLIDTDLIQGKQLTSFISVRKDLKNAGAQILEQPVVIDGNIITSRTPDDLNAFNEAIINSLK, from the coding sequence ATTATGGCAAATATAGCTGTATTAGTTACCGATCAATTCGAGGATATTGAATTAACTAGTCCTGAAGAATCTTTAAAAAATGAAGGACATACTTTAACAATTATTAGTGAAGACAACAAGCAAGTTGTAATAGGCAAGCATGGTACAGAATACAAAGTTGATCAAGGTATTGAGGATGCAATTCCATCAAACTTTGATGGCTTACTTTTACCTGGTGGATTTTCTCCAGATTTGCTACGTGGTGATGAAAAAGGAAGATTTGGTTTATTTACTAAACACTTTTTAGAAGAAGATAAACCTTCTTTTGCTATCTGTCACGGACCTCAGTTATTAATAGATACGGACCTTATTCAAGGCAAACAACTTACAAGTTTCATTTCTGTTAGAAAAGATTTGAAAAATGCTGGTGCACAAATATTAGAACAACCTGTTGTTATTGATGGCAACATAATAACTAGTAGAACACCAGATGACCTTAATGCGTTTAACGAAGCAATTATAAATTCACTTAAATAA
- a CDS encoding NAD(P)-dependent alcohol dehydrogenase, whose translation MINAKARAVNSPDSDFYATEIKRRDLDTHDILIEIKYAGICHSDIHTAHGEWGPVHYPLVPGHEIAGIVKEVGSEVSKYQIDDRVGVGCMVDSCGECEHCQNGEEQYCLKGNVGTYAGTDRYGEPTQGGYSTHIVVHEDFVLRIPDNIGLDAAAPLLCAGITTYSPLNHWKAYEGKKVAVIGMGGLGHMAVQIAHAMGADVTVLSRTLNKKEDGLKLGASHYYATSDEATFEQLASSFDLIINTVSANLKLDDYLKLLALDGTIVNVGAPAEPISLRVANLIGHRRSFAGSAIGGIRETQEMLDFCSKHNIEPQIEVISADQIDEAYERVLSSDVKYRFVIDISTM comes from the coding sequence ATGATAAATGCCAAAGCTAGAGCTGTAAATAGTCCAGATTCTGATTTTTACGCTACAGAAATTAAAAGACGTGACCTTGATACACACGATATTTTGATAGAAATTAAATACGCAGGAATCTGCCATTCTGATATTCACACTGCACATGGAGAATGGGGACCTGTTCATTATCCATTAGTCCCAGGTCATGAAATCGCTGGTATTGTTAAAGAAGTCGGTTCTGAAGTAAGTAAATATCAAATAGATGACCGTGTCGGTGTTGGTTGCATGGTAGATTCTTGTGGAGAATGTGAACATTGCCAAAACGGTGAAGAACAATACTGTTTAAAAGGAAATGTCGGTACATATGCAGGTACAGATAGATATGGTGAACCAACGCAAGGTGGATACTCAACTCATATCGTCGTACATGAAGACTTTGTACTACGTATTCCTGACAATATTGGTTTAGATGCTGCTGCACCTTTACTCTGTGCTGGTATTACGACTTATTCGCCTTTAAATCATTGGAAAGCATATGAAGGTAAAAAGGTAGCGGTAATAGGTATGGGTGGACTTGGACACATGGCTGTTCAAATTGCACATGCTATGGGTGCTGATGTAACGGTATTATCAAGAACATTAAATAAAAAAGAAGACGGTTTGAAATTAGGCGCATCACATTATTATGCAACAAGTGATGAAGCAACGTTCGAACAACTTGCAAGCTCATTTGACTTAATTATTAATACAGTAAGTGCTAACCTAAAATTAGATGATTATCTTAAATTATTAGCGTTAGATGGCACAATTGTTAATGTTGGAGCGCCAGCAGAACCTATATCATTACGTGTTGCCAATTTAATTGGTCATCGTAGATCATTTGCTGGTTCAGCTATTGGTGGTATTAGAGAGACTCAGGAAATGCTAGACTTTTGTTCAAAACACAATATTGAACCTCAAATTGAAGTCATTTCAGCTGATCAAATTGATGAAGCATATGAGAGAGTCTTATCTTCAGATGTTAAATATCGTTTTGTAATTGATATAAGTACAATGTAA